One window of the Leucobacter komagatae genome contains the following:
- a CDS encoding ABC transporter substrate-binding protein, producing MMITALTRFGGAALVASALFFTAGCSSTEAPTDSGAAGHNFGDCDITENPTVHELTPLKPGALTVAASLPYPAGYRGNTLEDVDGGYMYCLVAEIANRAGLERVDLVNAPFEALVTAKASNFDMAVWDIIVTPERESVVDFSTPYNTYQTGVLVRAGSELTEASIKDSVVGVLAGSRQQSLVNDQLHPKEVRVFNSNDDLFNALLAKQLDVALNDTATVMPRAAASDGKLEVIAQYEVGGDVAALFPKGSPNLAPTDEILADMREDGTLDKIMSRWLNEILGGDPTALPVWSA from the coding sequence ATGATGATTACCGCTCTCACGCGCTTCGGTGGCGCAGCCCTCGTCGCCTCCGCACTGTTCTTCACCGCTGGTTGCAGCTCGACCGAGGCACCAACCGACTCAGGGGCCGCCGGCCATAACTTCGGAGACTGCGACATCACCGAGAACCCCACGGTGCACGAGCTCACTCCGCTCAAGCCGGGCGCACTCACTGTCGCGGCGTCACTCCCGTACCCTGCGGGCTATCGCGGCAATACGCTCGAAGACGTCGACGGCGGCTACATGTACTGCCTCGTTGCCGAGATCGCGAACCGCGCGGGCCTCGAGCGCGTCGACCTCGTGAACGCCCCGTTCGAAGCGCTCGTCACCGCGAAGGCCTCCAACTTCGACATGGCCGTGTGGGACATTATCGTCACACCAGAGCGAGAGAGCGTTGTCGATTTCTCGACGCCTTACAACACCTACCAGACGGGTGTGCTCGTGCGTGCGGGGAGCGAGCTCACCGAAGCCTCGATCAAAGACTCTGTCGTGGGGGTGCTTGCCGGCTCACGGCAGCAGTCGCTCGTCAACGACCAGCTGCACCCCAAAGAAGTGCGTGTGTTCAATTCGAACGACGACCTGTTTAATGCCCTGCTTGCAAAACAGCTTGACGTCGCGCTCAATGACACTGCGACGGTGATGCCGCGCGCCGCAGCCTCCGACGGCAAACTTGAGGTCATCGCGCAGTACGAGGTCGGCGGAGACGTCGCGGCGCTGTTCCCGAAGGGGTCACCGAACCTTGCGCCCACCGACGAGATTCTCGCCGACATGCGCGAGGACGGCACGCTCGACAAGATCATGAGCAGGTGGCTGAACGAGATCCTCGGTGGCGATCCGACGGCTCTACCGGTCTGGTCGGCCTAG
- the hrpB gene encoding ATP-dependent helicase HrpB, whose protein sequence is MTAHRFDLATIGAGLPVSAASAEIERALRTGAAVITAPPGTGKTTYVPALTANLVAQIAADARSGNKRTLLTQPRRVAVRAAARRLASLDGSELGGPVGFTVRGDRRVSTSTAVEVLTPGVLLRRLLSDPELEGVGAVILDEVHERSVDGDLLLGMLAEVRELRPDLILVAMSATLAAEATADLISGAVVHVPSPLHPLEVSYDAGAAPRLDERGVTRAFLSHVAGLAVREQAAQGCDALVFLPGAREVDAVVAEARELCAGRPGGPVEVLALHGRLSSREQDRAVSGRGPQDPPRIVVSTALAESSLTVPGVRLVIDAGLSREVRRDRARDMEGLVTVSASRASAEQRAGRAAREGAGRAVRAYTEADFARMPAAITPEILSADLTDAALLLAAWGTPGGTSLRLLTAPPKAAIERAQATLRTLDLTDAAGGVTPLGARIAGQPFGAREARAITAGTAATGNAKRIAEAVAAFSGDYRAPDADLSTLLRELRTGRASGADKWRREVERFARFGAEHRAGAVGATGVSSSPEGIAAGYARPEWIARRSAEHSRSYLFASGTRAAVPEGSPLLTSEWIAVREVQRAEGRAADGTGAVIRLAASLSVDDAIRIGASLRTRERSARIEEGRVRVREEDRLGAILLSSQPATPLPKDSGPAFAAHLREAGLSALNWTGPATALRARLALLHRELGDPWPDVSDTALLDRVRDWLGPDLDRLSPKASLASLDVTGALRRLLPWPEAARIDELVPERLRVPSGSTAAIDYGDALAGSGGPVVAVKLQEVFGLAETPRLVDGRVPVLFHLLSPARRPLAVTADLASFWNGPYQDVRREMRGKYPKHPWPEDPWAAEATARTKRAMGRA, encoded by the coding sequence ATGACCGCGCATCGTTTCGACCTCGCCACGATCGGCGCGGGCCTCCCCGTCTCGGCGGCTTCCGCAGAGATCGAGCGAGCCCTGCGCACGGGCGCCGCCGTCATCACCGCGCCGCCAGGCACCGGCAAGACAACGTACGTGCCCGCGCTCACCGCAAACCTCGTTGCTCAGATCGCCGCGGACGCACGTTCGGGCAACAAGCGCACCCTCCTCACCCAGCCCCGCAGGGTAGCCGTGCGCGCGGCTGCGAGGCGCCTCGCCTCACTCGACGGATCGGAGCTTGGCGGCCCCGTCGGCTTCACGGTGAGGGGCGACCGTCGCGTCAGCACCAGCACAGCGGTCGAGGTTCTCACCCCCGGTGTCTTGCTGCGCCGTCTGCTCTCAGACCCCGAGCTCGAGGGCGTGGGCGCCGTCATCCTTGACGAGGTGCACGAGCGGTCGGTCGACGGCGACCTGCTGCTCGGGATGCTCGCTGAGGTACGCGAGCTCAGGCCCGACCTGATCCTCGTCGCGATGTCCGCGACGCTTGCCGCCGAGGCGACCGCCGACCTGATCTCGGGTGCGGTCGTGCACGTCCCCTCCCCGCTCCACCCGCTCGAGGTCTCGTACGACGCTGGCGCGGCGCCGCGCCTCGACGAGCGCGGAGTCACCCGCGCGTTCCTGTCGCACGTCGCGGGGCTCGCGGTCAGGGAACAGGCCGCGCAGGGGTGCGATGCTCTGGTGTTCTTGCCGGGCGCGCGGGAGGTCGACGCTGTGGTTGCCGAGGCGCGGGAGCTATGCGCCGGCCGCCCCGGCGGGCCTGTCGAGGTCCTCGCGCTCCACGGACGACTGAGTTCGCGCGAACAGGACCGCGCCGTCTCCGGCCGCGGCCCGCAAGATCCTCCGCGGATCGTCGTCAGCACAGCCCTCGCCGAGAGCTCGCTCACTGTCCCCGGCGTGAGGCTCGTCATCGACGCGGGCCTGTCGCGCGAGGTGCGTCGCGACCGAGCCCGCGACATGGAGGGGCTCGTCACCGTGAGCGCATCGCGCGCAAGCGCCGAGCAGCGTGCGGGCCGCGCAGCCCGCGAGGGCGCCGGGCGCGCGGTGCGGGCGTACACTGAGGCTGACTTCGCGCGGATGCCTGCGGCAATCACCCCCGAGATCTTGTCCGCAGATCTCACCGACGCCGCGCTCCTCCTCGCGGCCTGGGGCACGCCGGGAGGCACTAGCCTCAGGCTACTCACCGCCCCACCCAAGGCGGCAATCGAGCGAGCCCAGGCCACGCTGCGCACGCTCGACCTCACTGACGCGGCGGGCGGCGTGACGCCACTCGGGGCGCGAATCGCTGGGCAACCCTTCGGGGCGCGGGAGGCACGCGCGATCACCGCGGGCACAGCGGCGACGGGCAACGCCAAACGGATCGCGGAGGCCGTCGCGGCGTTCTCCGGCGACTACCGCGCCCCCGATGCCGATCTCTCGACGCTGCTCAGAGAATTGCGAACCGGGCGGGCATCGGGCGCCGACAAGTGGCGCCGAGAGGTCGAGCGGTTCGCGCGGTTTGGGGCGGAACACCGCGCCGGCGCCGTGGGCGCCACGGGAGTCTCGTCCTCGCCCGAGGGCATCGCTGCCGGTTACGCGCGGCCGGAGTGGATCGCGCGCCGCTCAGCCGAGCACTCCCGGAGCTACCTGTTCGCGAGCGGCACGCGGGCGGCCGTCCCCGAGGGCAGCCCGCTCCTCACGTCAGAGTGGATCGCCGTGCGCGAGGTACAGCGTGCCGAGGGCCGCGCCGCCGACGGCACCGGCGCCGTCATCCGTCTCGCCGCCTCGCTCTCCGTCGACGACGCGATCAGGATCGGCGCCTCGCTGCGCACCCGTGAGCGCAGCGCGCGTATTGAGGAGGGCCGCGTGCGAGTGCGCGAGGAGGATCGGCTTGGCGCGATCCTGCTCTCTTCGCAGCCGGCCACTCCCCTCCCCAAGGACTCTGGCCCGGCGTTCGCCGCTCACCTGCGTGAGGCGGGTCTTTCCGCGCTGAACTGGACCGGGCCCGCGACCGCGCTGCGCGCCCGGCTTGCACTCCTGCACCGCGAACTCGGCGACCCCTGGCCCGACGTCTCCGACACGGCTCTGCTCGACCGGGTGCGCGACTGGCTTGGGCCCGACCTCGACAGGCTCAGCCCCAAAGCGTCGCTCGCGTCGCTCGACGTGACGGGCGCGCTGCGCCGACTGCTCCCGTGGCCTGAAGCGGCGCGCATTGACGAGCTCGTGCCCGAGCGCCTGCGGGTTCCCTCTGGTTCGACCGCGGCGATCGACTACGGCGATGCCCTCGCGGGTTCGGGGGGCCCGGTCGTCGCGGTGAAACTCCAGGAGGTCTTCGGGCTCGCAGAGACCCCGCGGCTCGTAGACGGGCGCGTCCCTGTGCTCTTCCACCTGCTGTCACCCGCCCGCAGGCCGCTGGCTGTCACGGCTGACCTCGCCTCGTTCTGGAATGGGCCGTACCAAGACGTGCGGCGTGAGATGCGGGGCAAGTACCCGAAACACCCGTGGCCGGAAGACCCCTGGGCGGCGGAGGCCACGGCCCGGACGAAGCGGGCGATGGGGCGGGCTTAA